The region tgtatatgtcatatgacgaggtggctttccagtgccctataggtgctggttcttggtcgtctccttcatccgcgtccataccgtcgatgtcttcggagtcgaagtcgagcatcggttaaatcgtcgacagtggctacaaagtgggtcgtgggtgggtttcgaatttcttcgtcgtccgcatcccaaccatgctgaccatagtccggccagggctctcctgacaaagagagagactttagtgaattgaagatatcgccaaagggcgagtgctaaaagaggtccgcgacggtgaactccatgatcggagcccaatcgggttcgatcggaaggggtgcgggggttcggagttcggaacgGAGTCCGACACCCTGGAGTCATTGGCCTTGCAAAGGACCAGGCTGGTGttcagctctatcgccgtagagattgcggctcctggagtggtgtccaaccgtccgtccccaactggcgcagccggctccgagctgATGGTTGGAGCgagcacctgagcgacgctctgggcgttgtccggtagcagagctaaatcatgcccatcgtgacagtgcggcgcgctcggccgtggctcgaatccgtcgaagatcaagtccccgcggatgtcggccatgtagtttaaacttccaaacctgacctgatggccaggggcgtagctttcgatctgctccagatgtccaagcgaattggcccgcagtgcgaagccgccgaatacgaagatctgtctggggagaaaagtctcaccctggaccgcatcgtggttgatgattgaaggatccatcgagcCTTAACGTGACGacacacaggaactctcaatgaaagcaccaatatcggtgtcaaaaccggtggatctcaggtagggggtcccgaactgtgcgtctaggcggatggtaataggagacaagggacacgatgtttttacccaggttcgggccctctcgacggaggtaaaaccctactcctgcttgattaatattgatgatatgggtagtacaagagttgatctatcacgagatcagagaggctaaaccctagaagctagcctatggtatgattgttgttcgtcctatggactaaaactctccggtttatatagacactggagagggcaagattacacagagtcagttacaatgggaggagatcttcatatcatactcgccaaacttgccttccacgctaaggaaagtcctatccggacacgggacgaagtcttcaatcttgtatcttcatagtctgggagtccggccaaaggtcatagtccggccatccggtcaccccctaatccaggactccctcacccacaattcatcaaatctcaacaaacacaccgcaaaagaagactacattgggtagaactccaagaacatcgaggagaacatggtattgaagatcaaagagagataagaagtcatgtagctactagctatggacccataggtctgcggtaaactagtcacacatcatcggtagggcagcaaggttgatgtaaagccctccatgatcgaatccccctccgacagatcgccggaaaaggccccaagatgggatctcacgaaaaCAGAAGCTTgaagcggcggaaaagtattttgtggatgtttctgatgtttggggaatattttggaatttatagaGCAAAGACTAGGGCTGGGGGACTCCTGAGGGGTCCACGAGCCAGGGGCGTGCTGTGAGGGCTTGTGGGCTCCTAGGGACTCCTCTAGACCTCTCTCCAAGTCacgcaggtgtcttctggtccaagaaaaatcatcacgaaagttttattccatttggactctgtttgatattcctttctgaaaaagtcaaaaacaaggaaaaaaacaacaactggcactgggcactaggttaataggttagtcccaaaaaatgatataaaatagtaccaaaatgcatataaaacatccaagatatataatataatagcatgaaacaataaaaaattatagatacgttggagacatatcacctacGCCCAAGGAATCGGGATCGCCTGTCTCCACCTCAAAACCGTAATTGAAGCCGTGACGGGCAGCTGACGCCATGCTACAGTCGCGTCAGCCAACGGCGACCGGGCGTCGGGCGATCACGCAACACCAGGTATCTCATCCTCAATATTAGGTATGTGAAACTGATAGTGATTCTAAGGTATCTCTCCAATGTCATTGTTTGCCAAACCCAGCAGGAACAGATCGTCTCATCGCCTTCGCTTCATGTGACTGATCGGATTCAGGCTGCTGTCGTAGTGCTGTTGTTGCCTTCTTATCCCTGTTTATGGCTTCCTCTCCCAAATTTTAGACTCACCAGATCGATCCGTGACTCCAGGTGCTTAGTGAGTCCTCTTTTTTGATTAACTTCGTTTTCTACTCCTAATTCCTAATTTTCTAATTAACTTTTGGCAGGACGATTGCTTCGTTCTTTGTTACAGATCGGTTCTTACCTTCTCAGTTAAAGATCACACTCATGGTGGAGCAGTTCAACCGGAGAGGACCCAAAACTAGGTGAGTTAGACCCAAAACATTGACGCATGATGTTCAATtatgttttatttatcttttgtatcTTGTGTTTTAATAATACAGATTTGAGTCATCATAGGGAAAGATCAGTCTAGTTCCTCTAAGATTAGAATATGTACAGACACAAACATTATAATTGCCCATCAGTTCATTAGTGAAATAGGGCCCCATTTTTTAGCTTCGCACAGGGCCCCGGATTATGCCCGCCCGGCCCTGCTGGATATGCGGCTACTTTGAACGTGCAGACTGAAAAAAACAATTGTAAGCCAATGTACGGATAGCTTTGGATGGTCAGTCCAGCATCCATGTCCACGGACTGGTCCTCTGGTCCGCGGGTGGATGCGGGTCCGGTTTGCATGTGAGGAGATGCCCTGACTGGTTTAACTAGTGATTTCAGGCTTTTGTAGTTGTATCATTACCCTCCTAGGTTCGCTCTTTCTCTGTCTCTCACCAATCCGGTAGGCACGTCAGCCAGATCCCTCTTCCGAGCCACCAAGCCAATGGCGCCTCCCTCCTCATGAGCCACCTCCTTGTTTCCTCTATTGTGTTGGCGACGACGACGACTTCTGCTGGCAGAGGTGACACGGCACGGACGAAGTGTGCTTCTCTCCTTCCCCTTTGGAAACGGCCGACCTGGTGAGTCGTGCAATTTCACCTTATCCACGACCTACTATGTGTCATCTCATATAGTCGCGCCGTCGTGCTCCTGAAAATTGAAATTTGAGAGGTAATGATCCTCCTCGTCTCACATCTCTTTAGCTTTGTTTCTCGTGCATGCTTGTACAGTTAGAAAACTTAATCACACGTTCTTGCTTCAGGTGAAGATGGGTGCGGTGGTATATTGATCCATAGGACAGATGGATGTTCTAGATGCCGCATACCCTCTGCCAACAACGGCGGATCCTGATGCTGCTCTTGAATCAGCGATTGAAGTTCCTATAACTGTTTGGCTGGGACCTGTTGGCCCCCTCCTCCGGAAACTTCATTCGCTGAGGGATCCGGAACAGAGTCTGGCGCCAGATCTGCTCAGTGCTGATGAGATTCGCCTTCTCAAGGTATTGTGCATCTCCCTGAGGGATATGTCTGAAGACGAGGATGCTAGCTTCATGGTCCGGTGGTGGATGAAGATGGTTCGGGAACTTTGTTATGACACGCAAGATCACCTGGACGAGGTCCTCTTCGCCGGTGCTGATTTCAACTTTTCTGTATTGCTTGCTCGTGCGAAGGATGCGTGTGAAAGACGCAAATGTTTCCAGTGGACTTCTCCCAATACTATCAAGCCAGCTGACCGAGTGGAAGCCGGTGTCAGCTGCAAAACGTCCCAAATGTCCTTCCACCTGGATGCCGTAGAGCCCCCAAGCAAGCTTGTGGAGCTGCTGGCTTTAGACGACGATGAGAAGACACTCAAGGTGATACCTATACATGGATGTGCAGGTACAGTCTATCTATCTTCAAGTCTCATGTCTTTTCCTGCTCCATTAATTATTCAAAAATAAGCATCAATTTTTCTTATGCATGTTTGAATTTTCACAGGTGTTGGGAAGACAACAGTTGCGAGAGCCTTGTATCACAGGCATGCAGGGAAATTTCAGTGCCGGGCTTTCGTAAGTGTGTCTCGGAATCCAGATATGAGTGGGTTTCTCACCAGCATGCTCTCACAGCTTAAGGCACCACCGCCCCAGCATGGATTTCCTGATGTGCCGGACCTTATGGATGCTATCAACAAACACCTCAAAGGAAAAAGGTAACTAATCTCGCCGTTTAGATATCAAAACAAATAACAGAAATATTTCATGTGTTATTTCCAGTATTGGAAGACCTGGAAAACATCTCTCGTGTTTTTAAACCTTTTTTGGAAAAAAGATTATCTTTTCACAGGACATTTAATGTTATTATTTTCAGATACTCACTGCATTGCATGATGTGAATAAGTctggttttttttcctttttttcccgaAACTACGATGTACAACAGCACACTCCAAAACCTTATTCAACTTTTGCACAAACGGTATTATATAGTCCATACTGAACACCATAATTTAAAATAATAATAGACATGGTTTCTGTTTTTGTTCCGATTTTATCGGATTGTCCTTGTGGGTTGCATATTTGCCatttttagggcatctccaatgccgacCTGTAATTTTCTCCGGTATATGTCCGTTTTTATGACCGGACGTGGTCCGCGGACATGATATGGGAGGGAGCAATCCAACGCTAATACAAAGTATCCGGTTGAGAGAAGAAAAAGTAGGTGGGGACCATGCATGTGATGGGATATTTGTGGTTTAGTGTCCGGTTGGGAGGAGAGCGACAAGAGAGGGACCATGTATGTGCGGTTGGGAGGAGAGTGAGAAGAGAGGGACATGCATGTGATTGGTCAGTTGTGGCATCTCCCATATCGTGGTGTGGCGGTATGTTTTGGTGGCGACAGATTTGGGACCATGGTATCTCGATGTGGCGTGGGTGAGACTCCAGGCGAAAGTTCCGCGCTTCAGCACCGGCGGCGATGATTCCCGTGGGTGTCGCGTCCCTCTTGGGGGCGTCGTTGTGGTCCCCTTAGAGAAAACCTTCAACCGTCATTGGTCGCGATGATGGCGGCGTATTGCATCGTCAACCTCTTGGGGGTTTCGTCGTGGAACTCGGGTAGTCAGTTTGTGTCTCTTTGGTATCGGTGGATGAGCTCGGGTCCTTTCTTGTGCTCGTTCGGCTCTAGCATGGAGCGTCATCTGTGGCTTCATATCTTTTACACGTGACGTTGATGTCATCGCTCTCGGTCCTCGTTGTCCGTAGGTAGGATCGGTGCTCCACAACTCTGAGCAAGAGGGCAGGGGGTCCACTCCGATGAAAACTTGGTGTGCGGTGATCCATGTCCAGTGGTTTTTAAAGGAAGCGCGGTTTCTCTTCTAGTCAGTAGCTTCGGGTGCATCTTGTTAGGGTGTGGACACTCTTGTACTCTTATTTTATCTTTGATCTGCTTTGTAAGAGGATTTTCTCATCACCTTGTATCGGTTCGGCCAGGTTGATTTATATATAAACAGGGCGAAAACCTTTTTTGATAAATGCAGacaaatgctactccctccgtctcacgacacttattttgggacggaggggctATTATATATCTCGTGAGCAAAGCTACTCAATAGCTAAGTCTAACACGGGACTGCCCGACAACTAAATAGGGGCATATATTCCCTGGTAATCCATTCGAGCCGCTTGGCGCCAGGTCCCATGTGCTCCTTGCACGACCCCCTTTGTAAATAACTCCAAGGACCGCGGCCAAATAGTACACGAGAGGATCGCCTGCATACACAAGTGAACTTTCTTTTAGTCAAAACAACAACTTTCCTGCATAGCCAAATGGACCTAAAAAGTCATTGCGGTCCAAAAAAAATGAGTGGCTTTAAAGATATATGGACACCCCGCAACCAAGACATGAAAATATGAGAGATGCTACCAGGTGACATGGCATTAAAGGATAAATATACAGCACACCACACAACACGAGCCAATGCATGATCAAACAAATGATGTTGGATGATTTCTTGTTCATAGCAAAAACTACAACGACACCTCCCTTGGCACTTACACTTAAGTAAATTGTCCTTAGTTAAAACGACTCCTACATAAAATACACATATGAACGCTTTAAATTTAAGCGGCACTTTCAGATGCCATAACCTCTTTGATCTAAATCTGACTCACTTATCCATTAAAGCCAAATAGATGGAGTGCACATAAAACACTCCAATGGTATGAAGACCCAATCTGAACAAGTCATGTCCTTGATTTAATCGAACACACACTACTTTCAGGACAATCTAATCCTTATCATTTAAATGTTGTGTGATTAGTGCTCATCGGAAATCCGTCAAAGGATTCTCCTCCCCAAGAACATCGGCTGCTGTGGAAACCTTATGACAGACAATATTAGAATACTTCAGGTACACAGCTGAGAAGGGCATGTTGCCAATCCATTTATCTTCCCAAAAACCGATCCATTTATCTCCCCAAAAACGTATAGATTGACCAGTCTATACCTTAAACAATCCAAATTGGAAAATTTGCTCTTCACCGTCATAAGGTTCTTCCAAAAGTGTGAGTCAGTTGGCTTGGCTTTAACCGAAGTGGCTTTTATCCCAAATATTTGTTTCACAATAGAGattgccaaacaccatcctcaaTCTACTATTTAAAAAGCCATTCAATCCAAAAACACATATTCTTAACCTCCATATCTTGAATACGGAGGCCCCATGGTCCTTAGGAGTAGACAGAGTCTACCAACATGCTAAACGATTCTTCCTTTTATGCTGTTTAGATTTCCAAAAGAAGCGAGAACGATAATAGTCAACTCTCTTCAACAGCCCCTTGGGGATATAAAAGAAGGACAACATAAAAATAGGGGGACTATAATATCAAAAAAGAGCGGAGCTCAAGCCTGGAATAAAGGTCACAAGCTTGCGGAGCTCGAATAGTTCGATAAGTCTATATCATGCTAAATTTGTTGAGCCTAGTCGAGTTTTGTCGAACTTACTTTGTTTTTCGTACAAATGGACAATATTGTGTAGTGCATACTCACTTGGTAGAGCCAAGCAAGAGGCCACCCAAGTTTTGTTGAGCTTACTATATGATCATCCGAGTAACATCTGATTTGTGCTAGCTACTGAGCTTCTTTGAGCGGAGCTCAAGCCTAATAGTAAATTAGGCTGACTTAGACTTGCTCAAGCTCAATAACAGGAGTTTCTCAATCTCGGCTTGTTGACAGCCCTATCGGCGATGTTACCTCTTGAGTCTTGGCTGAGGTATAATATTATCTTGTTGTTTTGCCTGGTCTAACATACAAAATTATGCAGGTATTTCATCGTAATAGATGATTTATGGAGTGCATCAGTATGGAATATTATCAGCCGTTATTTTCCACGCGGTGATTATTGCAGCAGAATAATAGCAACCACACAAATTGATGATGTAGCATTGGCATGCTGTAGTTATGACTCAGAATATATATATGTGATGGAACCTCTTAATGATCACGAGTCCATAAAGTTATTCTTCAGTAGAGTATTTGGCTCTGAAAATGGTTGTCCAACACATATGAAAGAAGTGTCATACGAGATTATCAGGAAATGTGGTGGTTTGCCATTAGCAATTATAAATATAGCCAGTCTGCTAGCAAGCCAATCCAATATCGTAATGGAAAAATGGAAGAACGTAGAAGATTCTCTGCCCTCCACTTCGGAAGGGGTAAATAATGTTCTAAACCTTATGTACAACTGTCTTTCACCTGATTTGGCGACATGTTTGCTATATCTCAGCATGTATGCACAAGGCTACGTGATCAAGAAGGATGAGTTGGTGAACCAGTGGGTAGCCGAAGGTTTCCTCAGTGCTAAGGAAGGACGAGACACAAAAGAGATTGCTAAGGGTTATTTTGATGAGCTTGTCTGCAGAGGAGTGCTCCAAGCCGTGGACACGGATTATAACGGTGAGGTATTGTCATGTTCAGTTCATCAGATGGCTCTAGATTTTATTAGGTGCAAATCCAGGGAGGAAAATTTCGTCCTAACCGTGGACTATAATCAATCAACTCTCACACTTCCTGACAAAGTCCGCCGATTATCCATCCAGTTCGGAGGGGTACAAAGTGCATACATAACGGAAAGCATCGTAACATCCCATGTTCGATCACTTATGTTTTGGGGTTTCTTCAAGTGTATACCTCCCATTATGGATTATGGATTTCTTCGAGTACTGGTTCTTTGTATTTGGGCTAATCAAGAGAAGAGTTTAGATCTCACTGGAATGGGGAAGCTACTTCTTCTAAAGTATATCAAGATTGAAAGTAATATCACCatcaaacttccagataagattcaAGGGCTGCAACGCTTGGAGACACTACAAGTCGATGGAAGAGTATCTGCTGTTCCATCTGATATTCTTCGTCTGCAGAAATTACTGTACCTCCGCCTTCCAAGCAAGTCTATTCAGCCCCGTGTAGTTGGACAAATGACATCTCTTCGCACTCTGGGATATTTTGATATTGGCACACACTCAGAAGAGAATGTATTGCATCTTGGACGGCTGACCAATCTTCAGGATCTTCAGCTCACATGTTCTAGAGTATGGCCAGCAGAAAAACTGGAGAAGAATGTGCAActcctaggcttgattcttgagaaACTCAGTGTCTTGCGGTCAATAACTCTGGTACCAGATGCTTCAGGCTCCTCTTGTGTAAACATTCCGGAGGATGGCTTCAGCATGGTGTCTCCTCTTTCGGACCTGCTTCTTCAGAGGATCGAGTTGTCACGGCATTGTTGCATCTTGTTCAGCCTCCCTGAGTGGTTTGGAGGGCTTAGTAAACTCTACACTCTAAAGATCGCAATTAGGCGGCTGCCGAGGGAAGATATTGATATCCTGAAAGGACTCCCTGCCCTTACTGCTCTCAGCCTGCATATCCAGGAAGCTCCTGAAGAAAGGAGGATCATCATCGACGAGGAAGGATTCCAAGTAATCAAGTACTTCAAGTTCATGTGTGCTGCACCATGCCTGACCTTTGCGCGGGAAGCAATGCCCAGAGTCCAGAAACTCAAGCTAGGCTTCAGTTCAATGAAAATGGTGCCAAATAGCTTTCAAATGGTTGGCTTCCTTAACTTGAGAAGCCTTAAAGAGGTCTCTGTAAAATTTTGGGTTCAGGATGCTGAAAAATTCGACATAAAAGTTGCCGAGTATTTATTGGGAGCTGCCGTTAGAAACCATCCAAACTCTCCTATAATCAGAGTGCAATCTGTTTATGATGGCGAGGAGGATATGATGAGTACCTCGACTGAAGAAAAAGAGGAAAAGCGTAGAGAGATACAAGAaggcaagaagaagatgaaggaaaCTTCAGACACAGAGGAAAAGCGACATGAGATTGAACAAGACAAGAAGATAATGGAACAATCAGAGCAACATGTGAGCAAGCAAGACGAGAGCAGGTACGGATTTTCTTCACAGACCAATCGTGCCATTCGACTAATCTTCTAGCCCTTTCCCATGTCTTCAACATTTTTCCTTCTATATTACCAGATATGCACCATCAGTCGACGTCGTGATGGGCGCCATGGGCTCCCTCTTACCCAAGTTGCTGGGGCTCCTCAAGGACGAGTACAAGCTGGAGGCAAAAATCAAGGACAGCGTCAAGTCCCTCTACAAGTTGCTGGAGGGCATGCAAGATACCCTCAGGCGTGTGGCGAAGCTGGAGGACGATCAGGGGCATAGGGAAATGCTCAGCGTCTGGGCCAGGGCTGTAAGGGACCTCTCTTATGATGCGGAGGATGTCGTTGATTCATTACCAGTGTGCATCGATGGTTCTCACGGATTCATTACAAGGGTCAGTGAGTTGTTAAGTAGAAAGAAGGCCCGCCGTGAGTTTGCCGACGTGATCAATGGCAAGGTGAAACAGGCCCATGAATTGGCAGCACAAGTTGAGAGGTTCATAGCCCTGTTTGACACCCGCAATGCTGCTAATCTAAATGTAAAAGCTAGCATTGGCCCTCGCCTGATGGCTTTGTATGAAGACCCGAAAGGGCTGGTTGGCATCAATGTTCCAAGGGAGGAGGTGATAAACAAGCTGACACATGGGACTGGTGATGTGTTCAAGCAGCTGAAGATAGTCTCCATTCTTGGAATTGGGGGATTGGGGAAGACAACACTTGCTAAAGCGGTGTATGACAAGATTCAAATGAAATATGATTATGCGGCTTTCATTATTTTATCTTCGAGTCTGGACATGAGGAAAGTATACATGAACATCCTCCTTGAAGTTGACAAGCAGAAGTACAAGAATCTCAATTTGGCAATATTGGAAGAAAGGCAGCTTATTGATGAAGTCAGGGAACAACTTGCAGACAAGAGGTATATATGCATGCATCTTTTATACTAGTAGCAAGTGTTATGTAATGCTATGAAATTATTAATACATATACTAAATCCTAATTCATGCATTCTCATGGCCATATATAGTTACCTAATCATTTTTGACGATATATGGGAGAGGAATGACTGGGAGGCAATCAAATTCGCTATGATAGATAGTGGACGTGGAAGTAGAGTTGTCACAACTACTCGGGATGAAGTActagcaaacatggcaagtgaagcGTTCAAGTTAGAAGCACTTCCGCATTCACAATCCAGAGAATTATTTAATACAAGATTATTTGGTGGTAAAAACAATATACCTAGTGGTCTGCCAAAGGAATATGAAATTCTTTTACACAGATGTGGTGGTGTACCATTAGCTCTCATTACAATGGCTGGTTTGTTGGCCGGCAAACCGATGGACCTTTGGTATAAGGTGTACAACAATATTGGTTTTGGGTCCGAGGATGAAGAGAGCACAATAAAGATAGTGTTATATGTCTGCCGTAATTTTCCCCATCATCTTAGGGCATGTTTATTGCATCTAGCCAACTTTCCAGACAACTGTTTAATCAAGAAAGAAACTTTGATCTGGAAGTGGGCAGCCGAAGGTTTAATTGTTGAGAAACCAGAGTCAGGATTATTTGAGCTTGGAGAAGGATACTTCCAGGAACTCATAAACAAAAATGTGGTCATGCCGGTAGAGGACGACTCACACCCTGGGAAGGTAATGGGTTTCGATTTGGTGCGGACTATGATCATGTCCTTATCAATTAGTGAAGAGAGCCTTGTTACCTTAGAGCATATGGATGGAAACAATCAGGACTCCGACCGTGAAAGAAAGGCTCGCAGGTTGGCTGTCCAAAATTGGACCACGGGGCAGGGTGACCCTCTGTTGTACACCCGCACAGAAAGGCTGAGGTCATTTAATGCCACCGGGTGTATTTTTAGCATGGAACTATCACTTTCAAGGTTTAAGCTCTTGCGTGTGATTGCTATAGAGGAATGCACTTTCTTGGAAGGCCGCTCTTGTGATCTTAAGCATCTGGGGAAGTTGCATCAGTTGAGGTACCTCGGACTATACAACACAAATATTGGCAAACTACCCGAAGACATAGGGGATCTCATTTCTTTGCAGACACTGGACTTGAGGGGAACCAATGTCCGAGAACTGCCCCTGGGAGTTACTCGGCTAAGACAACTCAAGTGCCTTCGAGCTGATGAAGGCATAGCAGTCGGGATGGGGAATCTCAAATCCCTAGAGGAActatggctcggtgatgtaggcaTGTCGGGAAACTTTGTTGAAGAGCTAGGCAAGCTGACGGAGCTAAGGGAGCTCCATATTTGGGTTGGAAGGTTGGATGAGAACCAGAGGAAAGCTTTGGTGCAGTCTATGAGAAAACTAGAGAAAATCCAAGTCCTAAGACTTATGGCTCACTGGTCATTCGGTGGTCAGCTCAATTGGGGAGACTTTGACCCACCTCGAGAACTCCATGAGTTGCACCTAAGCATCCTATCCTCTCGGCTGCCGAAGTGGATCAATGTCTCCCATGTTCCGATTCTCTCACACTTGTATGTGAATGTGATGGCTGTGGAGGATCCGGATCTGGATATCCTTGGGGCTTTGCCAGAACTCGTTAGTCTGGAACTGGTGATCTGGTCGAATGTCTTCCATAGCATCAAGGGCGACGGTGCATTCCCCAAGCTGAAGCGCTTTCACATGTCGTCAACGCTCAGGTTTCTACTGGGCGCTATGCTGCGACTGGAATTTCTTCACTTCAAAGTTGACGTCCCAGCCTTAAAGGATGCCAACGTTAACTTTGATGATGACTTTGCTGCATCAACGTTGAAGGACCTCCCTTCACTTCAGAAAGTGGAGGTGGAAATCAGCTCTACTGGTGATGTCGAGGCGATACATGAAGCACTGAAGCGTGCAGTGGACGAACATCCAAACAGTCCCAGCCTTCAAGTCCTAAAAACTGATCTGGTATGTGTGTCTCCTCATCACAACAATATGTCTAGCGAAGTTTATTCTCGTTCTAACACATAATCATTTAAGTGTTACAGAGTTTATAAATACATTAACATGCATGTCTGTTTCTGTTTCTAAACATGCTTGATTTCTTACTTGCGTTATTTTACAGATGGGCACTGCACACCGGAGACTATTGTAACCATGCCGCTGGCTGCAGGGCCATCTCGTCAGTCTATGATCTTAGTTCTTGTTTGAAGAggtaaaaacaacaaaaaaatctcAAAAAGGAAAAAATATTGTCTTCGTGTTGTTTATTTATAGTTTGGTGAACCTGGTTTGTTCAATGTGTAATAAGGCTAGTTTGGCGGTGCGCCAGGTTTTTTGTCCCTTAGGTTATGTTCCCAGTGAACGTAACTAGAGGGTTTtcctggtgtgcatccaactcagcgGACCTATTTCCATTCCCTATTGCGGTGTGGAATACTTGTCTACATTCTTGTAAAATTAAATTTTGTATCctctattctgttcttgctttcCTCGGTTGAGGAACCATTCAGTTTCTAAGGTCCTCAGTTGTACAGCTTCAAAGCTAGCTAGCTCATGATGAACTATCTACTTTACACTTTCATTTCAATTAAGTATCTTAATATTTACTATTGTACTTCACTTCTTTATGATGTGCTGCTGGCTAGTTTACCCGGCGCCACTGCTGCCCTAATGGCTGCTTTGAAGGTGAAGTCAGTTTTTTTAATTGGTTGCATAACTTTTTGTTTCTAGTGCTACAAATGCCTATTAATTTTCTCCATCTGCAGTGAGCTCATCTGTTATTAGTTCAGTTCAGAGTTTGTGTTCCACGGGCTGATTTTTTTTTCCGTAAAGTAGAACAACCTGAATTCGCATTAAGATCTCAAACAGACAAATTAAGATCTCAAGAATGGCCACAATTTAACTTGTGAATTTCTTGTAGTGTCAACAAGTCTAACTATAAATGGCTACAATCGGCGTTC is a window of Triticum dicoccoides isolate Atlit2015 ecotype Zavitan chromosome 2B, WEW_v2.0, whole genome shotgun sequence DNA encoding:
- the LOC119366604 gene encoding disease resistance protein RGA5-like, which gives rise to MDVLDAAYPLPTTADPDAALESAIEVPITVWLGPVGPLLRKLHSLRDPEQSLAPDLLSADEIRLLKVLCISLRDMSEDEDASFMVRWWMKMVRELCYDTQDHLDEVLFAGADFNFSVLLARAKDACERRKCFQWTSPNTIKPADRVEAGVSCKTSQMSFHLDAVEPPSKLVELLALDDDEKTLKVIPIHGCAGVGKTTVARALYHRHAGKFQCRAFVSVSRNPDMSGFLTSMLSQLKAPPPQHGFPDVPDLMDAINKHLKGKRYFIVIDDLWSASVWNIISRYFPRGDYCSRIIATTQIDDVALACCSYDSEYIYVMEPLNDHESIKLFFSRVFGSENGCPTHMKEVSYEIIRKCGGLPLAIINIASLLASQSNIVMEKWKNVEDSLPSTSEGVNNVLNLMYNCLSPDLATCLLYLSMYAQGYVIKKDELVNQWVAEGFLSAKEGRDTKEIAKGYFDELVCRGVLQAVDTDYNGEVLSCSVHQMALDFIRCKSREENFVLTVDYNQSTLTLPDKVRRLSIQFGGVQSAYITESIVTSHVRSLMFWGFFKCIPPIMDYGFLRVLVLCIWANQEKSLDLTGMGKLLLLKYIKIESNITIKLPDKIQGLQRLETLQVDGRVSAVPSDILRLQKLLYLRLPSKSIQPRVVGQMTSLRTLGYFDIGTHSEENVLHLGRLTNLQDLQLTCSRVWPAEKLEKNVQLLGLILEKLSVLRSITLVPDASGSSCVNIPEDGFSMVSPLSDLLLQRIELSRHCCILFSLPEWFGGLSKLYTLKIAIRRLPREDIDILKGLPALTALSLHIQEAPEERRIIIDEEGFQVIKYFKFMCAAPCLTFAREAMPRVQKLKLGFSSMKMVPNSFQMVGFLNLRSLKEVSVKFWVQDAEKFDIKVAEYLLGAAVRNHPNSPIIRVQSVYDGEEDMMSTSTEEKEEKRREIQEGKKKMKETSDTEEKRHEIEQDKKIMEQSEQHVSKQDESRYAPSVDVVMGAMGSLLPKLLGLLKDEYKLEAKIKDSVKSLYKLLEGMQDTLRRVAKLEDDQGHREMLSVWARAVRDLSYDAEDVVDSLPVCIDGSHGFITRVSELLSRKKARREFADVINGKVKQAHELAAQVERFIALFDTRNAANLNVKASIGPRLMALYEDPKGLVGINVPREEVINKLTHGTGDVFKQLKIVSILGIGGLGKTTLAKAVYDKIQMKYDYAAFIILSSSLDMRKVYMNILLEVDKQKYKNLNLAILEERQLIDEVREQLADKSYLIIFDDIWERNDWEAIKFAMIDSGRGSRVVTTTRDEVLANMASEAFKLEALPHSQSRELFNTRLFGGKNNIPSGLPKEYEILLHRCGGVPLALITMAGLLAGKPMDLWYKVYNNIGFGSEDEESTIKIVLYVCRNFPHHLRACLLHLANFPDNCLIKKETLIWKWAAEGLIVEKPESGLFELGEGYFQELINKNVVMPVEDDSHPGKVMGFDLVRTMIMSLSISEESLVTLEHMDGNNQDSDRERKARRLAVQNWTTGQGDPLLYTRTERLRSFNATGCIFSMELSLSRFKLLRVIAIEECTFLEGRSCDLKHLGKLHQLRYLGLYNTNIGKLPEDIGDLISLQTLDLRGTNVRELPLGVTRLRQLKCLRADEGIAVGMGNLKSLEELWLGDVGMSGNFVEELGKLTELRELHIWVGRLDENQRKALVQSMRKLEKIQVLRLMAHWSFGGQLNWGDFDPPRELHELHLSILSSRLPKWINVSHVPILSHLYVNVMAVEDPDLDILGALPELVSLELVIWSNVFHSIKGDGAFPKLKRFHMSSTLRFLLGAMLRLEFLHFKVDVPALKDANVNFDDDFAASTLKDLPSLQKVEVEISSTGDVEAIHEALKRAVDEHPNSPSLQVLKTDLMGTAHRRLL